The DNA region CCACCGCCTCGGCCGATGTGGCCCAGGAGCTGGCCGCCCTGGCCGCCGAGCGTGGGCTGGGCTTTCTCGATGCGCCGGTCTCCGGCGGCCAGGCGGGCGCCGAGAGCGGCATGCTGACGGTGATGGTCGGGGGTGAGCGCGAACTCTACGAGCGGGCGGCGCCGGTGATCGACAGCTACGCACGGATGACCCGGCTGATGGGCCCGGTTGGCAGCGGCCAACTGACCAAGATGGTCAACCAGATCTGCGTCGGCGGGCTGCTCCAGGGGCTTTCCGAGGCCCTGCATTTCGCCCGTCGCTCCGGGCTCGACGCGGCGGCGGCCATGGAGGTGATCGGCAAGGGCGCGGCGCAGTCCTGGCAACTGGAACACCGCCACCAGAGCATGCTCGAAGGCAAGTTCGACTTCGGCTTCGCCGTGGACCTGATGCGCAAGGACTTCGCCATCGTCTTCGCCGAGGCCCAGCGCAACGGCGCGCAACTGCCGGTCACCGAACTGGTGGACCGCTTCTACGGCGAGATCCAGGCCGAGGGCGGCGGGCGCTGGGATACCTCCAGCCTGATCACCCGCCTCGAACCGCCGAAGTGAGCCTGGCGCGGTCGGTCGCAACGACCGCCGCGCCGCGCGTGAACGGGCTCAGGCGCGGAAGATGAAGTACACCGCGCCGAGCAGGCACAGGCCGGCCCAGAGGTAATCGAGCTTCAGCGGCTGCTGCATGAAGTAGACGCTGAAGGGCACGAACACCGCGAGGGTGATCACCTCCTGCATGATCTTCAACTGGCCGACCGACAGCGCCGTGTAGCCGATGCGGTTGGCCGGCACCTGCAGCAGGTACTCGAACAGCGCGATCCCCCAGCTGATCAGTGCGGCGATGATCCAGGGCTTGGTGTTCAGGGTCTTGAGATGGCCGTACCAGGCGAACGTCATGAAGACGTTGGACAGGGTGAGCAACAGGGCGGTCTGCAGCCAAACCGGCATGACGGTGACTCCGCGATGTGAGGATGCGCGCCAGACTAAATGGCGGTGCAGGACAAGAAAAGGGGCGAGCGATGCGCAGGTGGGTGAAAGGGGCGGCGGCCACGTTGCTGGCAGCGGCGGCGGGGGCGGCGGGATGGCAGGGGCTGCAGATGTGGAAGCAGCGCGCCGTGCTGGCCGAACTGGTGGTGCCATCGGCCTTCGCCATTCCCCGTGACTTCGACTTCGGCGACTACCGCCTGGCCTGGAATGGCCACGGCCTGGCGCTGAGCCCGAAGGGCGACCCAGGCAAGCGGCTGTGGGCCACCGAGGGTGGCTTCCTCGCCGCCGGTATCGGCGAGGCCCAGGTCGAAGAGCACCGTGGTGCCTTGTTCGTCGACGAGCGCCGGGAGCTCCTCTGCCGCGAGCAGAGCCTGGACAGCTTCCAGGGGGCGGGCCAGCGGCTGGTGCTGCGGGGCCACCTGCGTTGCGCCGACGGTGCCGTGAGCGGCTATGCCCTGGTGCTGGAGGCCGATGGCGGACGCGGTGTGCGCCTAGCCGTGTCGCTGGATGACCCGCGCCTCAACCGCCTCTACCTGAACTGGCAGCGGGACGCCGACGAACGCTTCTTCGGCTTCGGCGAGCCGTTC from Pseudomonas tohonis includes:
- a CDS encoding DMT family protein, with the translated sequence MPVWLQTALLLTLSNVFMTFAWYGHLKTLNTKPWIIAALISWGIALFEYLLQVPANRIGYTALSVGQLKIMQEVITLAVFVPFSVYFMQQPLKLDYLWAGLCLLGAVYFIFRA
- a CDS encoding NAD(P)-dependent oxidoreductase, whose protein sequence is MAKVTFIGLGVMGFHMAGHLACEGHEVRVYNRSPEKASLWCDEFGGDSFATPREAAQGSDLVMTCVGNDDDLRAVVLGEDGAFAGMQPGSVLVDHTTASADVAQELAALAAERGLGFLDAPVSGGQAGAESGMLTVMVGGERELYERAAPVIDSYARMTRLMGPVGSGQLTKMVNQICVGGLLQGLSEALHFARRSGLDAAAAMEVIGKGAAQSWQLEHRHQSMLEGKFDFGFAVDLMRKDFAIVFAEAQRNGAQLPVTELVDRFYGEIQAEGGGRWDTSSLITRLEPPK